In the Flagellimonas sp. HMM57 genome, one interval contains:
- a CDS encoding isoprenylcysteine carboxylmethyltransferase family protein: MKLKVLPPLVVLVFGGLMYLLYRFLPVGHFDFFGREQLAIFLCSLAVLIMLIALLQFLKVKTATNPINLTKTSSLVTNGIFKYTRNPMYLAMLLILIAFGLKLGNAFNTLLAAGFVYYMNHFQIKREEKALTELFGKRYKVYCKETRRWF, encoded by the coding sequence ATGAAATTGAAAGTATTGCCGCCTTTAGTAGTATTGGTTTTTGGAGGTTTAATGTATCTATTGTACAGGTTTTTGCCTGTAGGTCATTTTGACTTTTTTGGACGAGAACAACTTGCAATTTTTTTGTGCTCTCTTGCTGTACTAATTATGTTGATAGCGTTACTTCAGTTTTTAAAAGTGAAAACTGCAACCAACCCTATTAATTTGACCAAAACCAGTAGTTTGGTAACTAACGGGATTTTTAAGTATACCAGAAACCCTATGTATTTGGCAATGCTGCTTATATTGATTGCCTTTGGATTAAAACTTGGGAATGCTTTCAACACACTTTTGGCAGCTGGCTTTGTGTACTATATGAACCATTTTCAAATCAAACGCGAAGAAAAAGCACTTACCGAGTTGTTTGGAAAACGGTACAAAGTGTATTGTAAGGAAACTAGACGATGGTTTTGA
- the serA gene encoding phosphoglycerate dehydrogenase produces MVEVGRKYVFDFDSTLTTVEALDVLAEMTLQGKSNKEEIIQEIQNITNLGIDGDISFTESLEKRIQLLNAHKDDLGGLVEELRHKISKSIASNKEFFQKFSEDIYVISCGFKEFIDPIVQEYNIPSNRVYANTFRFDDKGNIVGFDESNVLASHNGKIECLKNLDLDGEVQVIGDGYSDYVMREAGIADKFFAYTENVHREKAANNADHVTPNLDEFLYVNDLPRNISYPKNRIKILLLENVHPDAFKNLSEDGFSVELVKHSLPEEELIEKIKGVHVLGIRSKTQVTQKVLDAADKLLVVGAFCIGTTQIDLTYSKEKGVVVFNAPYSNTRSVVELAIGQIIMLMRNVFTRSTEIHNGEWNKTAINSREVRGKNLGIVGYGNIGKQLSVLAEAIGMRVYYYDVADKLALGNAIKCGSLEELLTVSDVVTLHIDDNKANKDFIGQNEIDTMKDGAMLINLSRGFVVDIDALSKALASGKLAGAAVDVYPEEPRSNGDFKTALQGFSNVILTPHVGGSTEEAQRDIADFVPNKIMDYINSGNTVDAVNFPNIRLPKQNNAHRFLHIHKNVPGIMAKINEVLAKYEMNITGQFLSTDDKVGYVITDLDKEYNKEVVKALKNVENTIKFRVLY; encoded by the coding sequence ATGGTGGAAGTGGGACGAAAGTACGTTTTTGATTTTGATAGTACCCTTACAACGGTTGAAGCACTGGATGTGCTGGCAGAGATGACCTTACAGGGTAAATCAAACAAAGAAGAGATTATACAAGAAATACAGAACATCACCAATTTAGGTATTGATGGGGATATTTCCTTTACCGAATCTTTGGAGAAAAGGATACAGCTCTTGAATGCCCATAAAGATGATCTTGGTGGCTTGGTGGAAGAACTTCGTCACAAAATTTCAAAGTCCATTGCTTCCAACAAAGAGTTCTTTCAGAAATTCTCGGAAGATATTTACGTGATTTCCTGTGGTTTCAAAGAGTTTATTGATCCAATTGTTCAAGAATATAATATTCCATCAAATCGTGTGTATGCAAATACATTTAGATTTGATGACAAAGGGAACATTGTTGGTTTTGACGAATCAAACGTGCTTGCTTCGCATAATGGAAAGATCGAGTGCCTTAAAAACCTTGATTTGGATGGTGAAGTACAGGTAATCGGTGACGGCTACAGTGATTATGTTATGCGGGAAGCTGGTATAGCGGATAAGTTTTTTGCCTACACGGAGAACGTACATCGCGAGAAAGCAGCAAACAACGCGGACCATGTAACTCCCAATCTTGATGAATTTCTTTATGTAAATGATTTACCAAGAAATATTTCGTACCCCAAAAATAGGATCAAGATTCTTTTATTGGAAAATGTGCATCCAGATGCCTTTAAAAACTTATCCGAAGATGGTTTTTCGGTAGAATTGGTGAAACACAGCCTTCCGGAAGAAGAACTCATTGAAAAAATTAAGGGAGTGCACGTGCTGGGGATTCGTTCCAAGACACAGGTAACCCAAAAAGTACTTGATGCAGCGGATAAATTGTTGGTAGTAGGTGCTTTTTGTATTGGTACTACCCAAATTGATTTAACGTATAGCAAAGAGAAGGGCGTAGTTGTTTTTAATGCTCCCTACAGTAATACGCGTTCTGTTGTTGAGTTGGCCATAGGGCAGATCATAATGCTTATGCGTAACGTTTTTACGCGCAGCACTGAAATCCATAATGGAGAATGGAACAAAACGGCTATCAATTCAAGAGAAGTCAGAGGTAAGAATCTGGGGATTGTAGGTTACGGTAATATTGGAAAACAACTATCTGTTTTAGCGGAGGCAATTGGGATGCGAGTGTATTACTACGATGTAGCTGATAAATTGGCTTTGGGAAATGCCATTAAATGTGGTTCCCTGGAAGAATTGCTTACTGTTTCTGATGTGGTGACATTACATATAGACGATAATAAAGCCAATAAAGATTTCATAGGGCAAAATGAAATCGATACAATGAAGGACGGTGCAATGTTGATCAATCTTTCTAGAGGTTTTGTTGTAGATATTGATGCGCTTTCCAAAGCATTGGCGAGTGGTAAACTAGCTGGGGCAGCCGTAGATGTATATCCAGAAGAACCCCGAAGTAATGGAGATTTTAAAACTGCGTTACAGGGATTTTCCAATGTAATATTAACACCCCATGTTGGTGGTAGTACCGAAGAGGCACAGCGAGATATTGCGGATTTTGTACCCAATAAGATTATGGATTACATCAACTCTGGGAATACGGTAGATGCCGTAAACTTTCCAAACATAAGATTGCCCAAACAGAACAATGCCCATCGTTTTCTGCATATTCATAAAAATGTACCCGGGATTATGGCCAAAATCAATGAAGTATTGGCCAAGTACGAAATGAACATTACGGGACAATTTTTGTCTACGGATGATAAAGTTGGTTATGTAATCACCGATCTGGACAAAGAATACAATAAAGAAGTGGTCAAAGCACTTAAAAATGTAGAAAATACGATTAAGTTCAGAGTATTGTATTAA
- a CDS encoding type IV pili methyl-accepting chemotaxis transducer N-terminal domain-containing protein: MGNKRMKLFKKGFRAYYLLVISIVLLTITIQSMTQYSLSKQRSTALIVNLAGRQRMLSQRLLNELYSCRYHSCDYAEMKLTLTKLYQMNGFLQKGNAGFKLEPLDDQAILKEFRKLDPHLEWLYSELENFQNYKHVSFNDVRYRVDRFLVIMDGIVNQFQKKAEKDIRTMMIIEMELAIFSIVIILFEIFFIVNPIINRILDQKKKLSEIAWHQSHVFSSHMKNIADLQYVLKVEKNPERQKEIYGFIDEELNHLKKVSQSMVKSLEETTEEPKPHHIVIKKVENFLEKYKLMGADKSPIDDDMAHSVKS, from the coding sequence ATGGGCAATAAAAGAATGAAATTATTTAAAAAAGGTTTTAGGGCTTACTACTTATTGGTAATTTCCATTGTATTGTTGACCATTACGATACAGTCCATGACCCAATATTCTTTAAGTAAACAAAGATCTACGGCATTGATTGTAAACTTGGCGGGTAGACAAAGAATGCTAAGCCAACGCTTACTCAACGAACTGTACTCGTGTAGGTACCACAGCTGCGACTACGCCGAAATGAAACTCACTTTGACCAAGCTATACCAAATGAACGGATTTCTCCAAAAAGGTAACGCAGGGTTTAAGTTGGAACCTTTGGATGACCAAGCTATTTTGAAGGAGTTCAGAAAATTAGATCCACATTTGGAATGGTTGTACAGTGAATTGGAAAACTTTCAGAATTACAAGCATGTTTCGTTCAATGACGTAAGATATCGGGTTGATCGGTTTCTTGTTATAATGGATGGAATTGTAAATCAGTTTCAGAAGAAAGCCGAAAAAGACATTAGGACCATGATGATTATTGAAATGGAACTTGCCATCTTTTCAATTGTTATCATTCTCTTCGAGATATTTTTTATAGTAAACCCCATTATCAATAGAATACTTGATCAAAAGAAGAAACTTTCAGAAATAGCGTGGCATCAATCCCATGTCTTCAGTTCCCACATGAAAAACATAGCCGACCTGCAATATGTGCTTAAAGTTGAAAAAAATCCCGAACGTCAAAAAGAGATTTATGGCTTTATTGATGAAGAATTGAATCATCTAAAGAAGGTGTCCCAAAGCATGGTAAAATCCTTGGAAGAAACTACCGAAGAACCGAAACCACATCATATCGTTATAAAAAAGGTGGAGAATTTTCTGGAAAAATATAAGCTTATGGGGGCCGATAAATCACCTATTGATGATGATATGGCTCATTCCGTAAAATCGTAA
- the rlmH gene encoding 23S rRNA (pseudouridine(1915)-N(3))-methyltransferase RlmH produces MQITLIAIGKTDSRELSSLIAIYEERLKHYVKFKLVIIPDIKNSKNLSEAQQKEKEGELILNQCKASDTIILMDEKGKQFSSVEFSTFLQKKMNSGIKNLVLVIGGPYGFSEKVYQQCDAKMSLSKMTFSHQMVRLFVVEQLYRGFTILRNEPYHHQ; encoded by the coding sequence ATGCAGATTACCTTAATTGCCATAGGAAAAACAGACAGTCGTGAACTCTCCAGCCTTATCGCTATCTACGAAGAGCGGTTGAAACACTATGTGAAATTTAAGCTTGTTATAATTCCCGATATCAAGAACAGTAAAAACCTTTCTGAAGCCCAACAGAAAGAAAAAGAAGGGGAATTGATTCTTAATCAATGTAAAGCCAGTGATACCATAATCCTAATGGATGAAAAAGGAAAGCAATTTTCATCAGTCGAATTCTCTACGTTTCTCCAGAAAAAAATGAACAGTGGTATAAAGAACCTTGTTTTGGTAATCGGCGGACCTTATGGGTTTAGCGAAAAAGTATATCAACAATGTGATGCCAAAATGAGCCTATCCAAAATGACCTTTTCGCATCAAATGGTTCGTTTGTTTGTCGTTGAACAGCTATACAGAGGATTTACGATTTTACGGAATGAGCCATATCATCATCAATAG
- the nadC gene encoding carboxylating nicotinate-nucleotide diphosphorylase, which produces MITQDQFQKEIHYIIENAIREDVGDGDHSSLACIPDTATGKAKLLVKDKGIIAGIAFAKRVFEHVDSNLVVETHISDGMQVEHGDIAFYVSGSSQSILKAERLVLNAMQRMSAIATKTKSYVQLLEGTNTKILDTRKTTPGIRALEKWAVKIGGGENHRFALYDMIMLKDNHIDFAGGIAEAIHKTKQYLQDTNRNLKIIVEARNLDEVEEILKSGGVYRILLDNFDYDDTRKAVTLIGDTCLTESSGGINENTLRRYAECGVDYISSGALTHSVHNMDLSLKAV; this is translated from the coding sequence ATGATTACCCAAGATCAATTCCAAAAAGAGATACATTATATTATCGAGAATGCCATTCGTGAGGACGTAGGTGACGGAGATCATAGCTCTTTGGCCTGTATACCCGACACTGCTACTGGCAAGGCAAAACTATTGGTGAAAGATAAAGGCATTATTGCCGGTATAGCCTTTGCCAAACGAGTATTTGAACATGTAGATTCAAATTTAGTGGTGGAAACCCATATTTCAGATGGTATGCAAGTGGAGCATGGGGATATAGCTTTTTATGTATCCGGTAGTTCCCAAAGCATATTGAAGGCCGAACGTTTGGTCTTGAATGCGATGCAACGAATGAGTGCAATAGCGACCAAAACAAAAAGTTATGTTCAACTTTTAGAGGGAACCAACACCAAGATTTTGGACACCCGTAAAACAACACCTGGAATACGGGCCCTTGAAAAATGGGCGGTAAAAATTGGTGGTGGGGAAAATCACAGATTTGCGCTGTATGATATGATCATGTTGAAAGATAATCATATCGACTTTGCTGGGGGCATTGCAGAGGCGATACACAAAACAAAACAATACCTTCAGGACACTAACAGAAATCTAAAGATCATTGTAGAGGCAAGAAACCTTGATGAGGTAGAAGAAATACTAAAATCAGGGGGAGTATATAGAATCCTATTGGATAATTTTGATTATGATGATACTCGAAAAGCAGTCACATTAATAGGGGATACTTGTCTAACCGAATCTTCTGGCGGAATCAACGAAAATACACTGAGGCGATATGCAGAATGTGGGGTTGATTATATTTCCTCAGGTGCCTTGACCCATTCTGTCCATAATATGGATTTAAGCTTAAAAGCAGTATAA
- a CDS encoding YihY/virulence factor BrkB family protein: protein MTIEERLEKIPLVKWLVRFLKSIKLKAFEGLSLYDLLEMYVLGIVKGTLSSRASSIAFSLFMALFPLLIFLVTLLPFIIPYVSVGNENFDAQFLLYLEAFLPSATSDYFGEIYQQIKNQKRGGLLSSTFLISIFLVANGVNAIFGGFENSYHVELTRNFLRQYAYALMVGLLLSILLVIGAVAFVYFEFYVLEYTSEYLGKRLGYTVEQGDNLLIQVAKIIFFLLLSYLTTAILYYFGTAEGRKAKFFSAGALMTTLLFILTSYLFGVYVEKFARYNEFYGALGGLLILMVFIWLNSNILLLGFELNATLNSLRKKHERQRKKT, encoded by the coding sequence ATGACCATAGAAGAACGTCTTGAAAAAATACCTTTGGTCAAATGGCTCGTCCGTTTCTTAAAAAGTATAAAATTAAAAGCTTTTGAAGGATTATCCCTTTATGACTTGTTGGAAATGTACGTGCTGGGAATTGTTAAGGGAACATTATCTTCAAGAGCCAGCTCTATCGCATTCAGTTTATTTATGGCATTGTTTCCCCTATTGATTTTTTTGGTTACACTTTTACCTTTCATTATTCCCTATGTAAGCGTGGGCAATGAAAATTTTGATGCTCAGTTCCTTTTGTATTTGGAAGCCTTTTTGCCATCTGCGACCAGTGACTACTTTGGCGAGATATACCAGCAGATCAAAAATCAAAAGCGTGGCGGTTTATTGTCCTCCACTTTTTTGATTTCTATTTTTTTGGTCGCCAATGGCGTAAATGCAATATTTGGAGGTTTTGAAAATTCGTACCATGTAGAGCTTACCCGAAACTTTCTGCGTCAATATGCCTATGCTCTTATGGTTGGTCTGTTGCTATCTATTCTACTTGTTATCGGAGCAGTAGCTTTTGTTTATTTTGAGTTCTATGTTTTAGAATATACGAGTGAATACTTAGGAAAGCGATTGGGGTATACTGTTGAACAAGGAGATAATTTGCTCATACAGGTCGCCAAAATTATTTTCTTTTTGCTACTTTCTTATCTTACTACGGCCATTCTGTATTACTTTGGCACAGCGGAAGGCAGAAAGGCGAAGTTCTTTTCTGCGGGTGCATTAATGACCACGTTGTTGTTTATACTTACATCCTATCTTTTTGGAGTATATGTAGAAAAATTTGCGCGGTACAATGAATTTTATGGGGCATTGGGAGGTTTATTGATTTTAATGGTGTTCATTTGGTTGAATTCCAACATTTTACTATTGGGGTTCGAATTGAATGCGACCCTTAATTCACTAAGGAAAAAACATGAGAGACAGCGCAAGAAGACGTAA
- a CDS encoding DUF2147 domain-containing protein, translating into MRDSARRRNFLLAIFLLALQISWSQTVFGKWKTIDDRNGNTKAIVKIYEENGLLQAKILKILEKGKENAVCVKCKGELKDKPIVGMKIMNDFKKNSKGEYKGDRLFDPEQAMTFRGKVWLDPKNKNRLKVRGYLAFLYRTQTWHRVPDE; encoded by the coding sequence ATGAGAGACAGCGCAAGAAGACGTAATTTTTTACTGGCTATTTTTTTATTGGCACTTCAAATATCTTGGTCCCAAACGGTATTCGGAAAATGGAAAACGATAGATGACAGAAACGGGAACACCAAAGCGATTGTAAAAATATATGAAGAAAATGGTCTCTTACAGGCCAAGATTCTTAAAATCTTGGAAAAGGGGAAAGAGAACGCTGTTTGCGTAAAATGTAAGGGAGAATTAAAGGATAAACCCATTGTTGGCATGAAGATTATGAATGACTTCAAGAAAAATAGCAAGGGCGAATATAAAGGAGATAGACTTTTTGACCCAGAACAAGCTATGACCTTTAGAGGAAAGGTCTGGTTGGACCCAAAGAACAAGAACAGGTTAAAAGTACGGGGATATTTGGCATTTTTGTACAGAACCCAAACTTGGCATAGGGTTCCGGATGAATAA
- the priA gene encoding primosomal protein N' produces the protein MHYFLDVVLPIPLERLFTYSISKVEADFLQVGMRVAVPFGKSKIYTAVAYNIHDNAPTAYDAKEIYQILDETPLVNSYQIKHWEWIAKYYMCTLGEVVRSALPSAFLLESETLILPNKNNTVNDLELKDDEFLIYEALQHQTALKIGEISSIVDRKNVLPLVQRLVQKGVVLQKEELYEQYRPKLVRYVKLAEAYDSEEKLEELLHAIARAKKQSQVVLSFFQLQARTKKPISITELEKESGGSKAVIKALIDKSIFEVYYVRMDRVTYTSEKERQTITLNSYQAEAFKAINSNFAKKKPVLLHGVTSSGKTEVYIKLIEQYIQEGKQSLYLLPEIALTSQLINRLRDYFGEKVAIYHSKYSIQERVEVWNNVLENKEKAQIVIGARSSLFLPFSNLGLIVVDEEHESSFKQFDPNPRYHARDAALVLAAYHNANCILGSATPSIESMDNVKKEKYGYAYIQYRYGDVVMPDITLVDIKEATRKKRMKGHFSETLYNAITETLEEGEQVILFQNRRGFAPIVECTTCGNVPQCPNCDVSLTFHKHRNQLRCHYCGYHMALQLSCLACGNATLDMKGLGTEQIQEELQEFFPESTIGRMDLDTTRGKYAYEKIITAFEQQEMDILVGTQMVTKGLDFRNVSLVGIMNADSLLNFPDYRAHERSFQLLTQVAGRAGRTKKRGKVLIQTYNPYHQILQQVTTNNYDKMFDEQYYEREQFKYPPLVRIIKLTLKDKDYNKLNEASEWFANSLRNVLLGHQILGPEYPPVARIRRDYLKNIMVKANRKQSIAQTKNSIKRIEKSFNAISKYKSVRLVYNVDHI, from the coding sequence ATGCATTATTTTTTAGATGTTGTATTACCCATTCCTTTGGAGAGGCTCTTTACCTACAGCATTTCTAAGGTTGAAGCAGATTTTTTACAAGTGGGCATGCGTGTCGCGGTACCGTTCGGTAAATCCAAAATCTATACGGCGGTAGCTTATAACATTCATGACAATGCGCCGACTGCTTATGATGCCAAAGAAATCTATCAGATATTGGATGAAACACCCTTGGTGAATTCCTATCAAATAAAACACTGGGAGTGGATTGCAAAATACTATATGTGTACTTTGGGAGAGGTAGTTCGAAGCGCATTGCCAAGTGCTTTCCTTTTAGAAAGTGAAACCTTGATATTACCCAATAAAAACAATACCGTTAACGACCTTGAACTAAAAGACGATGAATTTCTGATTTACGAAGCGCTCCAGCATCAAACTGCATTGAAAATAGGAGAGATAAGTAGTATTGTTGATAGAAAAAATGTATTGCCACTCGTACAGCGACTAGTGCAAAAAGGGGTAGTGCTTCAGAAAGAGGAGCTATATGAACAGTACCGGCCAAAGCTGGTTCGCTATGTCAAATTGGCCGAGGCTTATGATAGTGAAGAAAAGCTTGAGGAGTTATTGCACGCAATCGCTAGAGCCAAAAAACAAAGCCAGGTAGTGCTCTCTTTTTTTCAGCTCCAAGCAAGAACAAAAAAGCCAATTTCCATTACCGAATTGGAGAAAGAGAGTGGTGGTTCCAAAGCCGTTATTAAAGCACTTATCGATAAATCCATCTTTGAAGTGTACTATGTTAGAATGGATAGAGTAACATATACATCGGAAAAAGAAAGACAGACCATTACTTTAAACTCGTATCAGGCAGAAGCATTTAAAGCGATTAATTCAAATTTTGCGAAGAAAAAGCCTGTTCTATTGCATGGGGTTACATCATCGGGCAAGACAGAGGTGTATATCAAACTCATTGAGCAATATATACAAGAAGGGAAGCAATCACTCTATTTGCTCCCAGAAATCGCATTGACTTCCCAACTCATTAATAGACTTCGGGATTATTTTGGTGAAAAGGTGGCGATATATCATTCGAAATATAGCATTCAAGAACGGGTAGAAGTCTGGAACAATGTATTGGAAAATAAAGAAAAGGCACAGATTGTAATAGGGGCAAGGTCTTCGTTGTTTTTGCCATTTTCTAATTTAGGACTAATTGTGGTAGACGAGGAACACGAGAGCTCTTTTAAGCAATTTGACCCCAATCCAAGATACCATGCCCGTGATGCGGCCTTGGTTCTGGCAGCATATCATAATGCCAATTGTATACTGGGTTCCGCAACTCCAAGTATAGAAAGCATGGATAATGTTAAGAAAGAAAAATATGGTTATGCCTATATCCAGTATCGATATGGGGATGTTGTAATGCCGGATATTACCTTGGTGGATATTAAAGAAGCTACGCGAAAAAAGCGGATGAAAGGGCATTTTTCAGAAACTTTGTACAATGCTATTACAGAAACCTTAGAGGAAGGGGAACAGGTAATCTTGTTTCAGAACCGTAGAGGTTTTGCACCTATTGTGGAATGTACCACTTGTGGAAACGTTCCCCAATGCCCTAATTGCGACGTTAGTTTAACCTTCCACAAACACAGGAATCAGCTGCGTTGCCATTATTGTGGGTATCACATGGCCTTACAGCTAAGTTGCCTAGCCTGTGGAAATGCAACTTTGGACATGAAAGGATTGGGTACGGAACAGATTCAGGAAGAATTACAGGAATTTTTCCCCGAAAGCACCATTGGTAGGATGGATTTGGATACCACTCGTGGAAAATATGCCTATGAAAAAATAATCACTGCTTTTGAACAGCAAGAGATGGATATTCTTGTTGGTACGCAAATGGTAACAAAGGGGTTGGATTTTAGAAATGTAAGTCTGGTCGGTATTATGAATGCTGACTCATTGCTTAACTTTCCGGATTATCGCGCACATGAAAGGAGTTTTCAATTACTCACACAAGTAGCTGGAAGGGCGGGAAGGACAAAGAAAAGAGGTAAAGTTCTCATACAGACTTACAATCCCTACCATCAAATACTACAGCAAGTAACTACGAATAACTATGATAAAATGTTCGATGAACAATATTACGAACGCGAACAGTTTAAGTATCCTCCCTTGGTACGAATTATTAAACTCACCTTAAAGGATAAGGACTATAACAAACTCAATGAAGCTTCGGAATGGTTTGCAAACTCATTGCGGAACGTGCTGTTGGGACATCAGATTTTAGGGCCCGAATATCCGCCCGTTGCAAGAATACGAAGGGACTATCTAAAAAATATCATGGTCAAGGCCAATAGAAAACAATCCATTGCCCAAACAAAAAATAGCATTAAAAGAATAGAAAAATCTTTTAATGCTATTTCTAAGTATAAAAGTGTGAGACTCGTCTACAATGTAGACCACATATAA
- a CDS encoding LytTR family DNA-binding domain-containing protein — protein MKLKSIIVDDSSMQRMAVAKLVNSHPHLALVAEYSNAIEAKNGLKNHDIDLIFLDVEMPIISGFDLLEALENPPQVILITGKPDYALKAFDYDVTDYLHKPITLARFESSVKRAVAKYEQMNRVDEDEEHIFVKSNLKKRKVILNDIKWIEALGDYIKLVTDEANIVILSTMKSFEQQLPAEKFLRIHKSYIVNLEKIEKFNSKNVEVGGRQIPLSRNKKTELAEALANV, from the coding sequence ATGAAATTAAAAAGTATAATTGTAGACGACTCCTCAATGCAACGTATGGCTGTAGCCAAACTGGTGAACAGTCACCCACATCTTGCCTTAGTAGCCGAATACAGCAACGCAATCGAAGCCAAGAACGGCCTTAAAAACCACGACATCGATTTGATTTTTCTTGATGTTGAAATGCCAATCATTAGTGGTTTTGACCTTTTAGAGGCTTTAGAAAACCCTCCACAAGTAATTTTGATTACTGGAAAGCCTGATTACGCACTCAAGGCTTTTGACTATGATGTGACAGATTATCTACACAAACCCATCACCTTAGCTCGTTTTGAATCCTCCGTAAAAAGAGCGGTTGCAAAATATGAGCAAATGAACAGAGTTGATGAAGACGAAGAACACATCTTCGTAAAAAGTAACCTAAAGAAAAGAAAGGTTATCCTAAATGATATTAAGTGGATCGAAGCACTTGGTGATTATATCAAATTGGTAACGGATGAAGCCAATATCGTCATTCTTTCCACTATGAAATCTTTTGAGCAACAATTACCCGCTGAAAAGTTTTTAAGAATACACAAGTCCTACATCGTGAATCTGGAAAAAATAGAAAAGTTCAACAGTAAGAATGTTGAGGTTGGGGGTAGACAAATTCCTTTGAGCAGGAACAAAAAAACAGAATTGGCAGAGGCACTTGCCAACGTATAA
- the rpsF gene encoding 30S ribosomal protein S6 gives MNHYETVFILNPVLSETQIEETVKKFEDFLIKNGGKMVSKENWGLKKLAYPIQHKKSGFYHLFEFTVPGEVIAPYELEFRRDERIMRFLTVKLDKHAISWAERRRTKLKAKA, from the coding sequence ATGAACCATTACGAAACTGTTTTCATTTTGAATCCCGTTCTATCTGAAACACAGATAGAGGAAACAGTTAAGAAATTTGAAGATTTCTTAATTAAGAATGGCGGCAAAATGGTCTCCAAGGAAAATTGGGGACTTAAAAAATTGGCCTATCCCATTCAGCACAAAAAAAGTGGTTTTTACCACTTATTCGAGTTTACCGTTCCCGGTGAAGTAATCGCTCCTTACGAGCTAGAATTTAGAAGAGATGAGCGTATTATGCGTTTCTTGACTGTAAAGTTGGACAAGCATGCTATTTCTTGGGCAGAAAGAAGAAGAACTAAATTAAAAGCAAAGGCATAG
- the rpsR gene encoding 30S ribosomal protein S18 yields the protein MASIEQQAKSKKDGEIRYLTPLNIETNKQKKYCRFKKSGIKYIDYKDPDFLMKLVNEQGKLLPRRLTGTSLKYQRKVAQAVKRARHLALMPYVGDMLK from the coding sequence ATGGCATCTATAGAACAACAAGCAAAATCGAAAAAAGACGGGGAAATCAGGTATTTGACTCCGCTGAACATAGAGACCAACAAACAAAAGAAATATTGTAGGTTCAAAAAATCTGGAATCAAGTATATTGATTACAAAGACCCAGATTTCTTGATGAAATTGGTAAACGAACAAGGTAAACTATTGCCTAGAAGGTTAACGGGAACTTCGTTAAAATACCAAAGAAAAGTGGCCCAAGCCGTTAAACGTGCACGTCACCTAGCCTTAATGCCGTATGTTGGCGATATGTTGAAATAA
- the rplI gene encoding 50S ribosomal protein L9 yields the protein MELILKKDIQDLGFKDDVVTVKNGYGRNYLIPKGLADLATPSAKKVLAENLKQRAHKEKKVIDEANKKAEALKQLEIRIPAKVGAGDKLFGSVNNIDLAAALDKAGQEVDRKFISIKGGTIKRVGPYNAQIRLHREVIIDFPFEVIAESK from the coding sequence ATGGAACTTATTCTAAAAAAAGATATACAGGATTTAGGCTTTAAGGACGATGTTGTAACAGTGAAGAACGGTTACGGAAGAAATTACCTTATACCTAAAGGATTGGCCGACTTGGCAACACCTTCTGCAAAGAAAGTTTTAGCGGAAAATTTAAAGCAAAGGGCTCACAAAGAAAAGAAAGTAATCGATGAAGCCAATAAAAAGGCTGAAGCATTGAAACAATTGGAAATTCGTATTCCTGCAAAAGTAGGAGCTGGTGATAAATTGTTTGGTTCGGTTAATAATATTGATCTAGCAGCTGCATTGGACAAAGCTGGCCAAGAAGTTGATAGAAAATTTATTAGTATTAAAGGTGGAACTATCAAAAGAGTTGGACCTTACAATGCACAAATTAGATTGCACAGAGAAGTAATCATTGATTTTCCTTTTGAAGTGATTGCAGAATCCAAGTAG